The Streptomyces laurentii region GGGGGTCTCCGACACGCGGACCGCGGTCAGCTCCGGGAGGTCGCGGCGCCAGTTCTCGTAGACCCATCTCGCGATGTTCTCGGCCGACGGATTGCGGTCCTTCATGACGTCGTTGAGGTGCCGGTGGTCCAGGAACTCGTCGATCCATTTCTTGAGCGCGTCCAGGTCGCCGTAGTCCCGGACGAATCCGGCCGGGGTCAACTCGGATTCCCGCGCGGAGAGTTCCACCATGAGCACGTAGTTGTGCCCGTGCAGTCTTCCGCACGGATGGTCGGCGGCCAGGTGGGCGAGCCGGTGACTCGCGGAGAAGTGGAATTCCTTGGTGATGGACAGCATGTCTACTCCCTTCCGC contains the following coding sequences:
- a CDS encoding 6-pyruvoyl tetrahydropterin synthase protein (6-pyruvoyl tetrahydropterin synthase protein [Streptomyces roseosporus NRRL15998];~Tunnelling fold (T-fold). The five known T-folds are foundin five different enzymes with different functions: dihydroneopterin-triphosphate epimerase (DHNTPE), dihydroneopterin aldolase (DHNA), GTP cyclohydrolase I (GTPCH-1), 6-pyrovoyl...; cl00263;~identified by MetaGeneAnnotator; putative), translated to MLSITKEFHFSASHRLAHLAADHPCGRLHGHNYVLMVELSARESELTPAGFVRDYGDLDALKKWIDEFLDHRHLNDVMKDRNPSAENIARWVYENWRRDLPELTAVRVSETPKTWATYRPAP